The Microbulbifer sp. YPW1 genome contains the following window.
AGCTTCCTTATCCATGCGCAGGGCTTTGTGCACATTTTCGGAACGCTCACCGCCCTCCCCATCGCGGTCGCAACCGGCCATCCCAGCCGACATCAATAAGACGAACAAGCCGACTGGTACCAGACCACTTCGCAATTTCATTGTCACTTATCCTGATTTTGCATCCGTTCAATGCAGGCAAGTGTAGGCAAAAAAAACGGGCGCCGTGGCGCCCGAAATATACTTCACAGAGAGACGATGTCATCGCCAGGGAGATTCGATCGGCCGCCAGGCGGCCTTACCGGTCACACGTATTGGACCTTTAACAGTTGGCTTTGCAGAGCACAGAGTTCAGCGTCCCTTTCAGGCCGCTGCGGAGTCTGCCTTGTTCAGCGCATCCTTGTGGCCGAAACGCTCTTCAGCGATACGATCCGCAACATGGGCAGTGGTCTCACCAGATTCATCGGCACGCTGGAAAACTTCTTCCATGGTGGTGCCAATGGTCTCGATATGCGCCTTCACCTGCGCCGCGTTGTATTCGCCAAGCTCCTGGCCCATCTGCTGGTAGTACACATCAATGATGCCACCGGCATTGATCACGTAATCCGGCGCGTACAGGATGCCTTTATCCTTCAGCACCTGTGCGTGGCGCTCTTCGGCCAGCTGGTTGTTGGCTGCGCCGGCGATGGCGCCGACCTTCAGGCGGTCGATGGTGTTGTCATTGAGGATTGCACCGAGGGCACAGGGGGCGAACAGGTCCACGTCCAGGTCGAAAATTTCATCGGCGCCAACGGCGGTGGCACCCAGCTCGTTTACCGCACGGTCAATGTTGTCCTGGAAAATATCGGTAACGAACAGTTCCGCACCCGCATCTTTCAGCAATTTACCCAGACGGAAACCCACATTGCCCACACCCTGGATGGAAACTTTCAGGCCGTTCAGGTCGGTACGGTTCCAGCGGTGTGCAACAGCCGCTTTCAGGCCCACGAACACGCCATAAGCGGTGGACGGGGACGGGTCGCCACCGTGTTCCTGGCCCGCGATAACGCCGGAAACAAATTTACTGCGCTCGGCAATAACTTTCATATCCTCAACACTGGTGCCGGAGTCTTCCGCGGTGATGTAGCGGCCACCCAGGGTATTGAGGAAGTCGCCCATGGCGCGCAGCAGTTCGGGGGTTTTCTCTTTGCGGGGGTCACCGATGATGACGGACTTGCCACCACCCAGCTTCAGGCCGGCCATGGCAGATTTGTAGGTCATGCCACGTGACAAACGCAGAACATCATTCAGCGCTTCGGAGTCGTCCGCATAGGGCCACATGCGACATCCACCCAGTGCCGGCCCCAGATTGGTGTTGTGCACCGCGATAATCGCTTTCAGACCACTTTTTGCGTCGTGATAAAAGGCGACTTCTTCGTGATTATCGTAGGCGGGGTGGGAAAAAATACTCATAACAATCCTCTCCGGAGGCCGGTTTTACGTCGGCGCCAGACGCGGCCAATTGTGTCAGCTCTGTCCGCAACCGTGTTTTATTGTAGGCTCTTAGAATATAGCCACTGGGCACTTATGGGCATTGCATTCTTTGCAGTCACAGACCAATAAGTATCGAACTCATCCTAAAATTTCATTATTTTTGGGATGAGAACACCCGCGAAAACCAAATCGGCGCACTGGTCACTTCTTGCACAA
Protein-coding sequences here:
- a CDS encoding Glu/Leu/Phe/Val dehydrogenase; this translates as MSIFSHPAYDNHEEVAFYHDAKSGLKAIIAVHNTNLGPALGGCRMWPYADDSEALNDVLRLSRGMTYKSAMAGLKLGGGKSVIIGDPRKEKTPELLRAMGDFLNTLGGRYITAEDSGTSVEDMKVIAERSKFVSGVIAGQEHGGDPSPSTAYGVFVGLKAAVAHRWNRTDLNGLKVSIQGVGNVGFRLGKLLKDAGAELFVTDIFQDNIDRAVNELGATAVGADEIFDLDVDLFAPCALGAILNDNTIDRLKVGAIAGAANNQLAEERHAQVLKDKGILYAPDYVINAGGIIDVYYQQMGQELGEYNAAQVKAHIETIGTTMEEVFQRADESGETTAHVADRIAEERFGHKDALNKADSAAA